The Hymenobacter swuensis DY53 genome includes the window TTCTTATCTCCAGTTGCCCATCCCACCAACGTCTCCACCACCATATGGACATCCGCCGTACGTTCGACTTGCTGCCCCAGCTGCAGCAAAAGTATAACAAGCCTGACTGCTTTGCCTACAAGCTCAACGGCCAGTACACCCCCATCAGCACCGATACCGTCATTGAGAAAGTCAACCAGGTAAGCCTGGGCCTGCGCGGCCTCGGCATCGGCAAAGACGATAAGGTAGCCATCATTTCGATGAACCGGCCGGAGTGGATGTTTGCCGATTTTGGGATTGCGCAACTGGGCGCTACCAGCGTGCCTATGTACCCCAGCATCACGGTGGAAGACTACAAGTACATCTTCACCGACGCCGGCGTGAAGGCCATTTTCGTGTCAGATCAGAAGCTGTATGATAAGGTGAAGGAGGCCACTGAGGGGTTAGATATTCCCACCCAGAACGTTTTTACCTTCGATGAGGTCGGCGGCGCCCGCCACTTCAACGAGCTGCTGGAACTGGGAAAAAAAGGCAACCCCGCCGACTTGGAACCCCTGAAGGCCGCCGTGCAGCCCAACGACCTGCTCACGCTGATTTACACCTCGGGCACTACGGGCCAGCCCAAAGGCGTGATGCTGAGCCACAACAATATCCTCAGCAACTGCCGCAACGCCCAGCGCTTCGTGCCCGTCACGGAGAATGATAAGGCCCTGAGCTTCCTGCCGCTCTGCCACATATTCGAGCGCATGGTGACGCACATCTACCTGCTCAATGGCGTCAGCATTTACTACGCTGAGAGCATGGAAAGCATTGCCGAAAACTTGCGTGAGGTGAAGCCCGAAATCTTCACCACCGTGCCGCGCCTGCTGGAGAAGGTATATGATAAGATTGTGGCGAAAGGCCACGAGCAAACCGGCGTCAAGAAAAGCCTATTCTTCTGGGCCCTTAACCTAGGCCTGAAGTACGACAACCAGAAGGACGGCGGCTTCTTGTATAATACGCAGCTGGCTCTGGCCAACAAGCTCATCTTCAGCAAGTGGCGCGAGGCGCTGGGCGGCAACTTGCGCTGCATCGTGAGCGGGGGCGGAGCTCTTCAGCCGCGCTTGGCTCGCGTGTTCTGGGCCGGTGGCATCCGCGTGATGGAAGGCTACGGCCTCACCGAAACCTCGCCGGTAATTGCTGTGGGTGGCTATGAGCCCGAAAACAACATGATTGGTACGGTAGGCCCTATCATCGACAACACCGAGGTGAAAATTGCCCAGGACGGTGAAATCCTCACTAAGTCGGAGTCGGTAATGCTGGGCTACTACAACAAGCCCGAGCTAACGGCCAAGGAATTCGACGCCGACGGCTGGTTCCATACCGGCGACATTGGGGAGATGGTAGAAGGCAAATTCCTGAAAATCACCGACCGTAAGAAGGAGATGTTCAAGACCTCGGGCGGCAAGTACATTGCCCCGCAGGTCATTGAAGGTAAGCTCAAGGAGTCGCCGCTGGTAGAGCAGTGCATGGTAGTAGGCGACGGTCAGAAGTTCGCCTCCGCCCTCGTCATCCCTGCCTTCGACGACCTAAAGGGCTGGTGCAAGCGCAATGGTGTGGACTGCAACTGCTCCAACGAGGAGCTGGTGAAGAACGAGAAGGTGGTGAAGATGTACAACGAGTTGGTCAACAAGTACAACACCGGCTTCGCACAGTGGGAGCAGGTGAAGCGCATTGCGCTGCTGCCCCAGCTCTGGACCGTGGAAACCGGCGAGATGACGCCCACCATGAAGGTAAAGCGCAAAATCATCACCCAGAACAACCAAGAAATCATTGAAGGCCTGTACCAGAACGCCGAGAAGCCGGCCGGCGCCGGCGGCCACTAGGTCCGACGGCCGCAACTGCCTGGCCCCGAACGGCCCGCCTACCGCGTTGCGGTGGGCGGGCCGTTCGTTTTGGTGGGAATTGGCACGGTGTTAGATAAAGGATGAATAGTTCCTCATCCTCTAACTTTATTTTTTATGTCGCCTATGTTTCGCCCCTTCGTTACTCTGTCAGTGCTAGTTATCGGTGGTCTGCTGACTGCCTGCAATAATGAAAAAGAAGTGCCCGCGCCCACACTCGCGACGCTGACGGGCCAGGTGAGCGTAGTTGATGAGCTTGCCCAGCCCACGATGGCCGCGGGCGTCATCGTCACCGTCGGGAGCGGCGCGCAGCAGCGCACAACCACCACAGACGCCACCGGTGCCTACAGGCTGGCCGATCTGCCCGCGGCCAGGTACACGCTGGTCTTCACCCGCCCCGACGTCGGGACTCTCTATGCGCCGGTAGAGCTGAGTGAGCAGCAACGCAGTGCCACGCGCAATGTTGAGCTGGGGCAAATGTCCAGTACCCGCGTCAACTCCCTGACCTTCCAGGGTATCAGCATGGTCGGGTCGATGCAGGTAGTAGAGATTATGCGGGACGCAACGTGCAATGCGCAGAAGTATCCGGATGGGTACTTCGTGGATACGTACTTCGGTGACACTCCTACCGTTAGCTCTTCTAACTATAAAATCAGATTCGGGGGCGGGGCCAACGTCAACCCGGCGCGTTCCGCCTTCTCCATCAGCTCGCTGCGCGCAGCCGGCTTCGCCAGCGGCACTACGGTGTACG containing:
- a CDS encoding carboxypeptidase-like regulatory domain-containing protein → MSPMFRPFVTLSVLVIGGLLTACNNEKEVPAPTLATLTGQVSVVDELAQPTMAAGVIVTVGSGAQQRTTTTDATGAYRLADLPAARYTLVFTRPDVGTLYAPVELSEQQRSATRNVELGQMSSTRVNSLTFQGISMVGSMQVVEIMRDATCNAQKYPDGYFVDTYFGDTPTVSSSNYKIRFGGGANVNPARSAFSISSLRAAGFASGTTVYAISYGAAKRDIRYEAAVPANAPNGVTSNLNATPSNVVSFTMP
- a CDS encoding AMP-dependent synthetase/ligase, which codes for MDIRRTFDLLPQLQQKYNKPDCFAYKLNGQYTPISTDTVIEKVNQVSLGLRGLGIGKDDKVAIISMNRPEWMFADFGIAQLGATSVPMYPSITVEDYKYIFTDAGVKAIFVSDQKLYDKVKEATEGLDIPTQNVFTFDEVGGARHFNELLELGKKGNPADLEPLKAAVQPNDLLTLIYTSGTTGQPKGVMLSHNNILSNCRNAQRFVPVTENDKALSFLPLCHIFERMVTHIYLLNGVSIYYAESMESIAENLREVKPEIFTTVPRLLEKVYDKIVAKGHEQTGVKKSLFFWALNLGLKYDNQKDGGFLYNTQLALANKLIFSKWREALGGNLRCIVSGGGALQPRLARVFWAGGIRVMEGYGLTETSPVIAVGGYEPENNMIGTVGPIIDNTEVKIAQDGEILTKSESVMLGYYNKPELTAKEFDADGWFHTGDIGEMVEGKFLKITDRKKEMFKTSGGKYIAPQVIEGKLKESPLVEQCMVVGDGQKFASALVIPAFDDLKGWCKRNGVDCNCSNEELVKNEKVVKMYNELVNKYNTGFAQWEQVKRIALLPQLWTVETGEMTPTMKVKRKIITQNNQEIIEGLYQNAEKPAGAGGH